The following are from one region of the Eubacterium sp. MSJ-33 genome:
- a CDS encoding DUF6320 domain-containing protein encodes MSKCNRCNIKVKDDSLICPLCKGALSETEHVQPVYPDMFPKQQRMRLAIRIVTFCVVVGVIVLGIVNYMTYHGVRWSLVSLAGIAYLYFTFTFTAQPLADEQQKIIFQGVISAVLVLAVDFSLGYEGWSVNIGIPVVVIVTNITIFVFMMVRRRDWRSYIMPQLELTLLAAVELLLVSLEVVTWKLLTLVAVFTVLVQLFGIFVIGGRSTTLELNRRFRV; translated from the coding sequence ATGAGTAAATGTAATCGCTGTAATATAAAAGTGAAGGATGACAGCTTGATCTGCCCGCTTTGCAAGGGCGCGTTATCGGAGACAGAACATGTACAGCCGGTCTATCCGGACATGTTTCCGAAGCAACAGCGGATGCGCCTGGCAATCCGCATCGTGACGTTCTGTGTGGTTGTCGGTGTGATCGTGCTTGGTATTGTAAATTATATGACCTATCATGGTGTTCGCTGGTCACTGGTAAGCCTTGCAGGAATTGCGTATCTGTATTTTACATTTACGTTTACCGCACAGCCGCTTGCGGATGAGCAGCAGAAAATCATATTTCAGGGTGTAATCAGTGCGGTACTTGTGCTTGCGGTCGATTTTTCTCTTGGCTATGAAGGCTGGTCGGTCAATATTGGAATTCCGGTTGTCGTGATTGTGACGAATATTACAATCTTCGTATTCATGATGGTGCGTCGCCGTGACTGGCGCAGCTATATTATGCCGCAGCTCGAACTGACCCTGCTTGCAGCCGTCGAGTTACTGTTAGTCAGTCTGGAGGTTGTCACGTGGAAGCTTTTGACACTGGTTGCGGTATTCACCGTACTCGTCCAGCTCTTCGGAATCTTCGTGATCGGTGGGCGAAGCACAACACTTGAACTAAACCGCCGTTTCCGTGTGTAG
- a CDS encoding alpha/beta hydrolase has translation MKENDKTSHRAELMRDIVAMVNQNPVLKQAWQRKKEKSIQNTEFEYPEHLSVEHIDMGLFKMEYLTWNGSGNPYVIMQLHGGGYMSGLQGQYRKMAGLYAEISSGAAVLSVDYRLAPEHPFPAALEDAVAAYKWLRDKGYESERIIIAGDSAGGGLAMALCMELRTNGEPMPAGLVAMSPWTDLAITGESYTKNREIDPVFGADGGGEMLLHSPYIGENDAKNPLISPMYGNFTGFPPMLIQVGTHEMLYDDAVSVAKKAKEQGVPVRFTVYEGMFHVFQMSGTVIPESKRAWEEVGAFMHKVMGQW, from the coding sequence ATGAAGGAGAACGACAAGACAAGTCACCGCGCAGAACTGATGCGGGATATCGTAGCCATGGTCAACCAGAACCCGGTTTTAAAGCAGGCATGGCAGAGAAAAAAGGAAAAATCTATTCAGAACACAGAATTTGAATACCCGGAGCACCTTTCCGTAGAACATATCGACATGGGACTGTTCAAGATGGAATATCTGACATGGAACGGCTCAGGGAATCCATATGTGATAATGCAGCTTCACGGAGGTGGGTATATGTCCGGCCTGCAGGGACAGTACCGGAAGATGGCAGGGCTTTATGCCGAGATCAGCAGTGGCGCAGCAGTGCTTTCCGTTGATTACCGGCTTGCACCGGAACATCCGTTTCCGGCGGCATTAGAAGATGCAGTTGCTGCATATAAATGGCTTCGTGATAAAGGCTATGAATCAGAACGGATTATCATCGCGGGTGATTCCGCAGGCGGTGGTCTGGCAATGGCGCTCTGTATGGAACTGCGCACAAACGGGGAACCGATGCCGGCGGGATTGGTGGCAATGTCGCCGTGGACGGATCTGGCAATCACCGGGGAATCCTACACGAAGAATCGGGAGATAGATCCGGTCTTTGGCGCAGACGGCGGTGGAGAGATGCTGCTACACAGCCCGTATATCGGGGAAAATGATGCGAAGAATCCTTTGATTTCCCCAATGTACGGAAACTTTACCGGATTTCCACCGATGCTGATTCAGGTCGGTACACACGAGATGCTGTATGATGATGCGGTATCGGTTGCGAAGAAGGCAAAGGAACAAGGCGTTCCGGTACGATTCACAGTATATGAAGGTATGTTTCATGTGTTTCAGATGAGCGGTACAGTGATACCGGAGTCAAAGCGCGCCTGGGAAGAGGTCGGCGCGTTCATGCATAAAGTGATGGGACAGTGGTAG
- a CDS encoding nitrilase-related carbon-nitrogen hydrolase has translation MPQIWHRQFTGGRERMRIALAQTNILWEDKQANLVRVEEFVVAADAEIILFPEMSLTGFSMHTDVTAENSGSPEVVQSCMQTGSTQTMVEFPQTGWTIEQVAALARRHHKIIGIGWVKKTEPLCENHYSIVTPDGKIAMDYAKIHPFSYGEEHAHFRGGEKLCTGWLGEFQAGLAICYDLRFPEQFRAMVPEAEIFIVPANWPAARALHWKTLLAARAIENQCYVAGVNCCGDMDGQYYSGDSGVYAPDGSLLVPMKEIRLADASCKEEKLLVYDIQNDVAKTRNAFPVLQDRKEIKRS, from the coding sequence ATGCCTCAGATATGGCATCGGCAGTTCACCGGAGGTAGAGAACGTATGCGGATTGCACTGGCACAAACGAATATCCTATGGGAAGATAAACAGGCGAATCTTGTTCGGGTGGAGGAATTTGTGGTAGCCGCGGATGCGGAAATCATATTGTTCCCGGAGATGAGTCTGACGGGATTCTCGATGCATACCGATGTGACAGCAGAAAACAGCGGATCACCGGAAGTGGTGCAATCCTGTATGCAGACGGGAAGTACTCAAACTATGGTTGAATTCCCACAAACCGGCTGGACGATTGAACAGGTAGCGGCACTTGCAAGGCGGCATCACAAGATAATCGGCATCGGCTGGGTGAAAAAGACCGAACCTCTCTGCGAGAACCATTATTCGATCGTGACACCGGATGGAAAAATTGCAATGGACTATGCCAAGATCCATCCGTTTTCCTATGGGGAAGAACATGCACATTTCCGGGGCGGAGAGAAGCTTTGCACCGGATGGCTCGGAGAATTTCAGGCAGGACTTGCCATCTGCTATGATCTGCGGTTCCCGGAACAGTTTCGGGCGATGGTGCCGGAGGCTGAGATTTTTATCGTGCCTGCGAACTGGCCTGCTGCACGTGCGTTACATTGGAAGACACTTCTTGCTGCACGTGCCATCGAGAATCAGTGCTATGTGGCAGGTGTGAACTGCTGCGGCGATATGGATGGGCAATATTATTCCGGTGATTCGGGGGTATATGCTCCGGATGGAAGTCTGCTTGTGCCGATGAAAGAAATCCGGCTTGCAGATGCTTCCTGCAAGGAGGAAAAACTGCTCGTATACGATATACAAAACGATGTGGCAAAGACACGGAATGCATTTCCTGTGCTGCAGGATCGAAAAGAAATAAAACGTTCTTAA
- a CDS encoding response regulator transcription factor, whose amino-acid sequence MYNILVCDDEKDIVEALGIYLSAEGYRVTKAYNGQEACEKLKTEDVQLVLMDIMMPVMDGITAMNEIRKTSNVPVILLTAKSEDTDKILGLSVGADDYITKPFNPVVMIARVKAQLRRYMMLGGNVPKEPTADTLEIGGVCLDDRAKKVMIDGEPVNLTKTEYAILKFLMEHPNTVYAPKDIYRAVWEDAPFGQEGTVAVHIRHLREKIEADPSEPRYIKVVWGQGYMFGKE is encoded by the coding sequence ATGTATAACATTTTGGTCTGTGATGATGAGAAGGATATCGTGGAGGCACTTGGTATTTACCTGTCTGCAGAAGGGTATCGGGTGACGAAAGCGTACAACGGACAGGAGGCATGTGAGAAGCTGAAAACTGAGGATGTGCAGCTTGTGCTGATGGACATCATGATGCCGGTGATGGATGGTATCACGGCGATGAACGAGATCCGTAAGACTTCCAATGTTCCGGTCATCCTGCTCACAGCGAAAAGTGAGGATACAGACAAGATTCTTGGTCTTTCCGTCGGTGCGGACGACTATATTACCAAACCATTTAACCCGGTTGTTATGATCGCAAGAGTAAAAGCACAGCTACGCCGTTACATGATGCTTGGCGGAAATGTCCCGAAGGAACCGACGGCAGATACGCTCGAGATCGGCGGAGTGTGTCTGGATGACAGGGCGAAGAAGGTTATGATTGATGGAGAACCTGTGAATCTGACGAAGACAGAATATGCAATCTTAAAATTCCTGATGGAACATCCGAATACAGTCTATGCACCGAAGGATATTTACCGTGCAGTCTGGGAGGATGCTCCGTTTGGACAGGAGGGCACCGTTGCGGTACATATTCGCCACTTGCGTGAGAAAATTGAGGCAGATCCTTCAGAACCACGCTACATCAAGGTAGTCTGGGGACAAGGGTATATGTTTGGGAAGGAATGA
- a CDS encoding sensor histidine kinase, with amino-acid sequence MDKLKKSAVAKVVAAILLSVSILATVVSGVVVSMAFSYGTTRRVQGEAIYDEFLGRMVDDSASRARDYYQAYLQSEAEGQENHTVWYYKDYFAEENSNFFFKIVPEDTKKYPTLENYESKDYQFHEVLSQQTQLIEGSTSFSYKLSLPDIIKFWKENYVPDEYSYDDRAAYEEDADVFSSELQVPSTIQDMYWDWSTISFDDLGISYDDDSSNPYIYLVNTDFVYYLSNDEGYTKALESAIKKLGDGDIQYMDISYRNDGTVTQELEISTPISYTMYAYVKSNMTARDLYANSIVLRYCKPIVNMAPYVLAISLIMILVMGGFLIAASGHRKGQETITCNAFDRIPYDVFLGAAIVLVVSVSNLFLYYSYSTRDEIFLASICTAVVAFLIPPFLMTTATRLKASGWAMFANTLIWRLCKLLVQLVKWSFGKLWDLFRFLGRYFNLYWKWIGGLAGIALLRFILVAASGSIGLAIVLDLVCAVLLAVFLVRVIVQMYRLKDGAKKIADGETDYKIDTAHMLPEFAAHGETLNCIQDSVRVAVAERMKSERMKTELITNVSHDIKTPLTSIINYVDILSKEGDLSDKEAEYLAVLQRQSARLKKLIEDLIEASKASTGNLEVHMEPTDVEMLLEQALGEFEERLAACKLQPVVTNHLTKKYGEQADNHVMADGRHLWRVFDNLIGNIIKYAQPNSRVYIDIDEAEQGEITVTFKNISKEALNISGDELKERFVRGDRSRNTEGNGLGLSIAQSLMELQNGKVEIMIDGDLFKVVLLLKTGNCKK; translated from the coding sequence ATGGACAAATTAAAGAAAAGTGCAGTGGCAAAGGTGGTTGCTGCAATCCTGCTTTCGGTATCAATTCTTGCAACCGTAGTTTCCGGTGTCGTCGTGTCAATGGCATTTTCCTATGGTACAACCCGCAGGGTACAGGGAGAAGCCATTTACGACGAGTTTCTGGGCCGGATGGTAGATGATTCCGCAAGCCGGGCAAGGGATTATTATCAGGCATATCTGCAAAGTGAAGCAGAGGGACAGGAGAATCACACAGTCTGGTATTATAAAGATTATTTTGCAGAGGAAAACAGTAACTTCTTCTTCAAGATCGTGCCGGAGGATACAAAGAAATATCCAACACTTGAAAACTATGAATCGAAGGATTATCAGTTCCATGAAGTGTTGTCACAGCAGACACAACTGATTGAAGGATCAACCAGCTTCAGCTATAAATTATCTCTGCCGGATATTATTAAGTTCTGGAAAGAAAATTATGTACCGGATGAGTACAGCTATGACGACAGGGCTGCATATGAGGAAGATGCGGATGTTTTTTCTTCGGAATTACAGGTCCCAAGTACGATACAGGATATGTATTGGGATTGGAGCACTATTTCATTTGACGATCTTGGTATTAGTTATGACGATGACAGTTCGAATCCATATATTTATTTGGTGAATACGGATTTTGTTTATTATCTTTCCAATGATGAAGGATACACAAAAGCATTGGAGAGCGCGATTAAGAAATTAGGAGATGGCGATATCCAATACATGGACATTTCGTATAGAAACGATGGAACAGTCACACAGGAACTTGAGATTTCTACACCGATTTCCTATACGATGTATGCGTATGTGAAATCAAACATGACAGCCAGAGATCTCTATGCGAATTCCATCGTGCTTCGCTATTGCAAGCCAATTGTGAATATGGCACCTTATGTACTTGCGATTTCGCTGATTATGATTCTTGTTATGGGAGGATTTCTGATTGCGGCGTCCGGACACAGGAAAGGACAGGAGACAATTACCTGCAATGCATTTGATCGGATACCATATGATGTATTTCTGGGAGCTGCAATTGTACTTGTTGTCAGTGTAAGTAATTTGTTTCTGTATTATAGCTATTCCACACGGGATGAAATCTTCCTTGCATCTATCTGTACGGCAGTTGTGGCTTTCCTGATTCCACCGTTTTTGATGACGACAGCGACACGACTGAAGGCTTCCGGCTGGGCAATGTTTGCAAACACATTGATCTGGCGGCTTTGTAAACTGCTTGTGCAGCTTGTGAAATGGTCGTTTGGCAAGCTTTGGGATTTATTCCGTTTCCTTGGAAGATATTTTAACCTCTATTGGAAATGGATTGGTGGATTGGCAGGAATCGCACTGCTCCGGTTTATTCTCGTGGCTGCGAGTGGTTCTATCGGACTAGCAATCGTGCTGGATCTGGTATGTGCGGTTTTGCTTGCTGTATTTCTGGTCCGCGTGATCGTGCAGATGTATCGGCTGAAGGATGGCGCGAAGAAGATTGCGGACGGCGAGACCGATTATAAGATTGACACGGCACATATGCTGCCGGAATTTGCGGCACATGGCGAGACATTAAACTGTATTCAGGACAGCGTGCGCGTGGCAGTAGCAGAGCGGATGAAGAGCGAGCGGATGAAGACGGAGCTTATCACGAACGTTTCCCATGATATCAAGACACCGCTTACGTCTATTATCAATTACGTGGATATCCTCTCCAAGGAGGGCGATTTAAGTGACAAGGAAGCAGAATATCTGGCGGTGCTGCAACGGCAGTCTGCAAGGCTCAAGAAGCTGATTGAGGACCTGATTGAAGCAAGCAAGGCATCTACGGGGAATCTGGAAGTGCATATGGAACCGACCGACGTGGAAATGCTCTTAGAACAGGCACTCGGAGAATTCGAAGAGCGGCTTGCGGCATGTAAGCTGCAACCGGTAGTGACGAATCATCTGACGAAGAAATATGGTGAACAGGCAGACAATCACGTGATGGCAGATGGCAGACATCTGTGGCGTGTGTTCGACAATTTGATCGGAAATATCATCAAGTACGCCCAGCCAAACAGCCGGGTATACATTGATATTGATGAGGCAGAACAGGGAGAAATTACAGTGACCTTCAAGAACATCTCGAAGGAAGCACTGAACATCTCCGGCGATGAGTTAAAGGAACGGTTTGTGCGTGGTGACCGTTCAAGAAATACAGAGGGCAATGGACTCGGACTATCCATTGCGCAGAGCCTGATGGAATTACAGAACGGTAAAGTGGAAATAATGATTGACGGAGACCTCTTTAAGGTTGTATTATTGTTAAAGACCGGAAACTGTAAAAAATAG
- a CDS encoding Na/Pi cotransporter family protein, with translation MDIFDVLSMVGGLALFLYGMHIMGDALAKMSGGKLEKVLERLTSNKWSAVLLGAGVTAVIQSSGATTVMVVGFVNSGIMKLNQAVGIIMGANIGTTATSWLLSLSGIDGGSFFLQMLKPTSFTPILAVIGAILVVFCKSEKKHNIGTILLGFAILMYGMTAMSSAVEPLKDVPQFTQILTKFENPLLGVIAGFVLTTIMQSSSVSVGILQALCSTGAVSYALALPIIMGQNIGSCTTAMISSVGASKDAKRAAAVHFYFNVIGTVVFMLVFYISNAFIHYAFLPQAANEVGIATIHSIFNIAATIVLLPLSGFLEFLAVKTIKDDDEEEDELSKHDKVLQLLDPVFLERPGFAIMQCQKVASEMAELSMKSVDRAVGLLTVYDEEIAERIRKEEDTVDKYEDQLGTYLLRLSTKDLSKEDGHRLSLMLHSLGDIERISDLAVNILLAVEQMHKKELIFSKKAMDELAVYSKALKDILMMTVDAFEQNDRYKAALVQPLEELMDDMNKELKKRHVKRLRKGKCTIELGLSLSDISDTYERISDHCSNIATCVIQVEDDELDAHEHRKEVKAQDAKWYDEQYRAYEQKYALP, from the coding sequence ATGGATATTTTTGACGTTCTATCCATGGTTGGTGGTCTCGCATTGTTTCTGTACGGTATGCATATAATGGGAGATGCATTAGCGAAGATGTCAGGTGGTAAGCTGGAAAAGGTTCTCGAACGCCTTACCTCCAATAAGTGGTCTGCTGTATTGCTTGGCGCAGGTGTGACGGCAGTCATTCAGTCATCCGGTGCAACGACGGTTATGGTCGTTGGTTTTGTTAATTCCGGTATCATGAAGCTCAATCAGGCAGTTGGTATTATCATGGGTGCGAATATCGGTACAACGGCAACATCGTGGTTGCTGTCGCTTTCTGGTATTGACGGAGGAAGCTTCTTTCTTCAGATGCTGAAGCCGACCTCTTTTACGCCGATTCTGGCTGTGATTGGAGCAATTTTAGTTGTATTTTGTAAGAGTGAGAAGAAACATAACATCGGAACGATCTTACTTGGTTTTGCGATTCTGATGTATGGTATGACCGCAATGAGTTCGGCAGTGGAACCACTCAAGGATGTTCCACAGTTCACACAGATTCTGACGAAATTTGAGAATCCGCTTCTCGGAGTTATTGCAGGTTTTGTATTGACGACAATCATGCAGTCTTCCTCTGTGTCCGTAGGTATTTTGCAGGCACTTTGTTCCACGGGTGCAGTCTCCTATGCACTTGCCCTCCCTATCATTATGGGACAGAATATCGGCAGCTGTACGACTGCGATGATTTCAAGTGTGGGAGCAAGTAAGGACGCAAAACGTGCGGCAGCGGTTCATTTTTACTTTAATGTAATCGGAACGGTTGTATTCATGTTAGTATTTTATATCTCCAATGCATTTATACATTATGCATTCTTGCCGCAGGCAGCAAATGAGGTAGGAATTGCAACGATCCATTCGATCTTTAATATTGCTGCAACGATTGTGCTGCTTCCGCTTTCCGGATTCCTGGAGTTCCTTGCTGTCAAGACCATCAAGGATGACGACGAGGAAGAGGACGAGCTTAGCAAGCATGACAAGGTACTGCAGCTTCTGGATCCTGTATTCTTAGAGAGACCGGGATTTGCGATTATGCAGTGTCAGAAGGTAGCTTCTGAGATGGCAGAGCTCTCTATGAAATCCGTTGACCGTGCAGTCGGATTACTTACCGTATACGATGAGGAAATAGCGGAACGGATCCGCAAGGAAGAAGATACTGTCGACAAATACGAGGATCAGCTTGGCACGTATCTGCTCCGGCTCTCTACGAAAGATCTTTCGAAGGAAGATGGACACCGTCTGTCACTGATGCTTCATTCGCTGGGAGATATTGAGCGTATCTCGGATCTGGCTGTGAATATACTGTTGGCAGTGGAACAGATGCATAAGAAAGAACTGATCTTCTCAAAGAAGGCGATGGATGAGCTTGCTGTCTACAGCAAGGCGCTGAAAGATATCCTGATGATGACAGTTGATGCATTTGAGCAAAATGACCGTTATAAGGCGGCACTTGTACAGCCTTTGGAAGAGTTGATGGACGATATGAACAAAGAACTCAAGAAACGTCATGTCAAGCGTCTTCGTAAAGGCAAATGTACGATTGAGCTTGGACTTAGTCTGTCAGATATCTCGGATACGTATGAGCGTATCTCCGATCACTGCTCGAATATTGCTACCTGTGTGATCCAGGTGGAGGATGACGAACTTGATGCACATGAGCACCGCAAAGAAGTGAAGGCGCAGGATGCAAAGTGGTACGATGAACAGTACCGGGCATATGAACAGAAGTATGCACTGCCATAA
- a CDS encoding ABC transporter ATP-binding protein, producing the protein MKLELKDIRKSFGEKEILHGVSFAVESGRALGLLGRNGAGKTTTIRIIMDVFHANSGEIMLDGAIFHPTASQVGYLPEERGLYPKKKVRDQMVYLAMLRGMNKKQANESTVKWLDRLHVSEYIDRNLETLSKGNQQKVQLAATLVGEPQLVILDEPFSGLDPVNAQVLKDVIRELIREGRIVIFSSHQMSYVEEFCEDIAIINHGDVVLAGHLDDIKDMYGCGRKTISADNYSPQELADICREKLSSYAAVERVTKKYVVLELKPQSDMWQILDICKQAGVEIHQFGAYEPSLNDIFISCVGDEEPDTEAAKEAV; encoded by the coding sequence ATGAAGCTCGAATTAAAAGATATAAGAAAAAGCTTCGGGGAAAAAGAAATCCTGCACGGGGTCAGCTTCGCGGTGGAGAGCGGACGGGCGCTCGGACTGCTTGGTCGAAATGGTGCAGGTAAGACGACAACGATTCGGATTATCATGGATGTATTCCATGCGAATTCCGGCGAGATTATGCTTGATGGAGCAATATTTCACCCGACAGCAAGCCAGGTTGGATATCTGCCGGAGGAACGGGGACTTTACCCAAAGAAAAAAGTACGTGACCAGATGGTGTATCTGGCTATGCTTAGGGGCATGAATAAGAAACAGGCGAATGAGAGCACTGTGAAATGGCTGGATCGTCTTCATGTATCGGAATATATTGACCGGAATTTAGAGACATTATCGAAAGGAAACCAGCAGAAGGTGCAGCTTGCGGCAACTCTGGTCGGTGAGCCACAACTGGTAATATTAGACGAGCCGTTTTCCGGGTTAGATCCCGTCAATGCACAGGTGTTGAAGGATGTCATCCGGGAATTGATCCGTGAAGGCCGCATCGTTATTTTCTCCAGTCATCAGATGAGCTATGTGGAAGAATTCTGCGAGGATATCGCGATTATCAATCATGGCGACGTCGTATTAGCCGGACATCTTGATGATATCAAGGATATGTACGGATGTGGCAGAAAGACGATATCAGCGGACAATTACAGCCCGCAGGAGCTGGCTGATATCTGTAGGGAGAAGCTGTCTTCTTATGCAGCTGTTGAGCGCGTGACTAAAAAGTACGTGGTGCTTGAACTGAAACCGCAGTCCGATATGTGGCAGATCCTTGATATTTGCAAACAGGCAGGAGTTGAAATTCACCAATTTGGAGCCTATGAGCCATCCTTGAATGATATCTTTATCTCTTGTGTCGGAGATGAGGAACCGGACACAGAAGCAGCAAAGGAGGCGGTATAG
- a CDS encoding ABC transporter permease, producing the protein MKQFFTILKFELDNYFKSKSYVISTILIAVLAAGIMFVPRVKDAITGDKKDSTVQDSASREETDSSAEADAEHTYGVYDPEGILDIDSDGSVWYSVAEGMKMTRFDSEDALKKAVRDEKAAAGFAVHSLSDYNYYVYNKSMDNSDAAVFDSYLGMLVKLDYCEKHDLDLNEFMEASYKEITHDEYVLGKDSTQNFWYCYVLVILIFMLIIMYGMSIASSVTNEKSNRSIEILVTSTDSTALLFGKVFAGAVATVFQVGIIAVCLLGSYQYNKDFWGIDLGMFLDIPANVLAVFAVFGIGGFLFYAFLYGALGALVSKIEDLNKSAGSAQMIIMIVYFVVLLQLDKVDGVPMKVCSFLPFSSYSAMFARVAMGHVQTWEIIVSAVILYISVALMGVIGGKIFRSSTLRYGNPIKLTTAIKNLRKKDS; encoded by the coding sequence ATGAAGCAGTTTTTTACGATATTAAAGTTTGAGCTGGACAACTATTTTAAGAGCAAGTCATATGTGATATCCACAATCCTGATTGCTGTTTTAGCGGCAGGCATCATGTTTGTTCCGCGTGTCAAGGATGCAATTACGGGAGATAAGAAGGATTCTACCGTTCAGGACAGCGCTTCTCGGGAGGAGACGGATTCTTCCGCAGAGGCGGATGCAGAGCATACATACGGGGTCTACGATCCGGAAGGAATATTGGATATCGATTCAGATGGTTCGGTATGGTATTCTGTGGCTGAAGGGATGAAGATGACCCGCTTTGACAGTGAGGATGCATTGAAAAAGGCAGTCAGAGACGAAAAAGCGGCTGCCGGATTTGCGGTTCATTCGTTGTCGGATTATAATTACTATGTATATAACAAGAGTATGGATAATTCCGATGCGGCCGTCTTTGACAGCTATCTGGGGATGCTTGTCAAGCTGGATTATTGCGAGAAACATGACCTGGATCTGAATGAATTCATGGAGGCATCCTATAAGGAGATTACACATGATGAGTATGTGCTTGGTAAGGACAGTACACAGAATTTCTGGTATTGCTATGTGCTTGTAATCCTGATATTTATGCTCATCATCATGTATGGCATGAGTATTGCGTCTTCTGTTACAAATGAGAAGAGCAACCGCTCGATTGAGATTCTGGTTACCAGCACCGATTCAACGGCGCTGCTGTTCGGCAAGGTGTTTGCAGGTGCCGTGGCAACGGTATTTCAGGTGGGAATCATTGCGGTCTGTCTGCTTGGTTCGTACCAGTACAATAAAGACTTCTGGGGCATTGACCTTGGGATGTTCTTGGATATCCCGGCCAATGTGTTGGCTGTATTTGCAGTATTCGGTATTGGCGGATTCCTATTTTATGCGTTCCTATATGGTGCGCTTGGGGCACTGGTGTCAAAGATTGAGGATTTGAATAAGTCCGCCGGATCAGCACAGATGATTATCATGATCGTGTATTTTGTTGTGCTGCTTCAGCTTGACAAGGTAGATGGTGTACCGATGAAAGTCTGTTCCTTCCTGCCGTTTAGTTCTTACAGTGCCATGTTTGCGCGTGTAGCGATGGGACATGTACAGACATGGGAGATCATCGTATCTGCGGTGATTCTGTATATTTCCGTTGCACTTATGGGTGTGATCGGCGGTAAGATCTTCCGGAGTTCGACATTGCGTTACGGAAATCCGATCAAGCTTACAACAGCAATCAAAAACCTGCGCAAGAAGGATTCATAA
- a CDS encoding SDR family NAD(P)-dependent oxidoreductase — MKTALITGASRGIGETTAYQLAKEYDCIAIVSRNTDGTLDNVADRIHSTTNCKCFPFTGDVSDFAFVEDCVQSLAASGHPVDTLINNAGISLVGLFQDMTPEEFDRILRINVTSVYNTCHAVIPDMVRNQHGRILNISSVWGLVGASCEVAYSATKGAINSLTMALAKELAPSHIAVNAIAFGAVDTTMNGHLSAAEKKALCAEIPAEKMAVPEEAAACISHILAMPDYMTGEILKFDGGWI, encoded by the coding sequence ATGAAAACAGCACTTATTACCGGAGCTTCCCGCGGGATCGGCGAAACTACCGCTTATCAATTAGCAAAAGAATATGACTGTATCGCAATTGTGAGCCGAAACACGGATGGCACTTTAGACAATGTTGCAGACAGGATTCATTCAACAACCAATTGTAAATGCTTCCCGTTTACCGGAGACGTGTCTGACTTCGCATTTGTCGAAGATTGCGTCCAGTCACTTGCAGCCTCCGGACATCCGGTCGATACACTCATCAACAATGCAGGTATCTCGCTTGTCGGGCTTTTCCAGGACATGACGCCGGAAGAATTCGACCGCATCCTGCGCATCAATGTAACTTCCGTCTACAACACCTGCCATGCTGTGATTCCAGATATGGTGCGAAACCAGCATGGACGTATCCTGAATATCTCCTCGGTCTGGGGACTGGTCGGTGCCTCCTGTGAGGTTGCTTATTCAGCGACAAAGGGTGCCATCAACAGCCTGACGATGGCGCTTGCGAAGGAACTCGCTCCAAGTCATATCGCAGTCAACGCAATTGCTTTCGGTGCGGTGGATACTACTATGAACGGACATCTGTCTGCCGCTGAGAAGAAGGCACTGTGCGCAGAGATTCCTGCAGAAAAAATGGCGGTTCCCGAAGAAGCCGCCGCCTGTATCTCTCATATTTTAGCAATGCCGGATTATATGACCGGCGAAATATTGAAATTCGATGGTGGCTGGATCTAG